Part of the Cohnella candidum genome, AGCAACTCGGGCTATTCCTGGTACTCCGACATTCGAGCGAAGGTGCAGCGCATGCAGGTATTCACGTTGAAAAACGCCGACCTGCCGAAGTTGGACGTCTACATTTACGAAAGCTATCGCAATACGGTGCCCGCGGACGCCTACTATTTCGACATCGTGACGCTGGATGAACAGGACAATCCGAAAGAGAAGATTTTCAGCGCGTCACTGCCCGCTTATAACATTCCGGGAAGCGATAGCGCCTACTCGATCTATCCGCGGCTGACGAACCTGGACACCTCGAAGAAGTACGGACTCATCCTGAAATCTCCGAGCTCCGTGATGACGCCGACCACGGACAACAATTACGGGTTCGCTTACAGCGACGGCGATCCGTATCCGGATGGCTACGAAAAGCTGTCGCTGGACGGCGGCGTTACCTGGCTGACCGAAAACGGCGGCCGGCGCGATTTGATCTTTACCCTCTACTCCAACGAATAGATTGCCGCAGAAGAAGGAGAGACTTGCCTTGTCCATTTGCTATTTGAAAGAGCAGAACCTGTTTGAAATTCGTACGCATCGTTCGACCTATTTGTTCGGAATCAACGAGAGAGGAACGGTTCAGCACGTGTACTGGGGGAGCCCGGTCGAAGCCTCGGAATGCGCGGATCGGCTGAAGCCGAGGCACCATAGTTCTTTCGATGCGGCGATTGACCAGGAAACGGAAGAGTTCGGGGGATGGGGCGGCACTCATTTTGCGGAACCGGTTTTGCGCGCGACATTCTCAGACGGTGTGCGGGATCTTAAAATGGTGTACGACGGGTTCGGCCAACCCGGGGACCGCGAATTGGTCATTCGGCTGAAGGACGCCCATTACGCTCTGCGGGTGGAGGTGCATTACCGGGTCATACCCGAATTCGATCTGATCGAGCGTTACGTCCAAGTCTATAACGACGAAACGCAGCCGGTGAAGATCGAGCAGATCATGTCCGCCGTATGGTCCGTTCAGGCGCTGCCGGAGTATCGGCTGACGCATGTCACGGGAAGATGGGCCGCGGAATTCCAACTCCGAAGCGAGACGTTGTCGGAAGGCAAGAAAACGCTGGAGTCGAGAAGGGGATTTACCGGTCCGCATGCTAACCCATGGTTCGCGATCGACAACGGGAAAGCCGACGAAACGTCAGGCCAAGTCTGGTTCGGGGCGCTGGGATGGAGCGGGAACTGGAAAATCGTCGCGGAAAAAACGACCTTCGGGCATGTACGGGTCGTGGGCGGGGTCAACGATTTCGACAGTTCCTTCGTGCTCGATCCGGGTAGCTCGTTTACGACGCCCGTCTTTACCGGAGGGTATACCTCGGAAGGCTTCGGAGGCATGAGCCGGAACCTTCACCGGTACCAGGCCGAATATGTTCTTCCTTCTTCCCGTCCGAGGAAAGTGCTGTATAACTCCTGGGAAGCCACGTATTTCGACGTGACCGCCGAAGGGCAGAAAGCATTGGCCCGGCGGGCGGCGCGTCTGGGCGTTGAGCGGTTCGTCGTGGACGACGGATGGTTCGGCGCCAGAAACAGCGACCGGGCGGGATTGGGAGACTGGTACGTGAACCCGGAGAAGTTCCCGAACGGCTTGCAGGAGTTGATCGATGAGGTCAAAGGGCTGGGGATGGAGTTCGGCCTTTGGGTGGAGCCCGAATCGGTCAATCCGGACAGCGAGCTGTTCCGCAAGCATCCGGAATGGGTGTACCATTTTCCGACCCGGGAAGGCACGCTGCTGCGCAATCAACTGCTGCTGAACCTGGCGCTGCCCGAAGTGAAGGCGTTCGTGCTTGATTTTATGACGGAGTTGCTCAGCCGCTATGAAATTTCCTTCATCAAATGGGACATGAACCGGACGGTGACGGAACCGGGTACGATGTCAGCCGAAGGCCTTGAGGGCAGGTCCGTCTGGATCCGGCATGTGGAGAACCTGTACGAGATTTGGGCGGAGCTCAGAAGAAGGTTTCCGGACGTCGAATTCGAGACCTGCGCCGGCGGGGGCGGACGAATTGACCTCGGCATTCTGCGATTCGCCGATCAGGCTTGGATCAGCGACAATACGGATGCGCGGGACCGTTTGACGATTCAAGAAGGATTCGGTTACGTTTACAGTCCGTCCGTGATGATGTGCTGGGTGACCGAATCGCCCCACGGGTTCAACGGCAGAAGCCTGCCGCTGTCGTTCCGCTTTCACAGTGCCATGATGGGCGGGCTCGGCATTGGAGCCGACATTACCGGCTGGTCGGAGGAAGAGATGGAGGAAGCCGCGCGCTGGGTGGCGGTCTATAAGGAAATCCGGCCGACGATCATGCAGGGCGACCTGTATCGGCTGGAATCGATGCGGAATACCAACGCCGCCGCCTATCAATATGTCGGCCAAGACGGGCAGGAAGCCGTCGTCTTCGCTTTCCTTCACTCCCAGCATTTCGGATCGGAGGAGAGGCGTCTGCGGCTGCAGGGTTTGGACCCGAATGCGGTTTATGAAGTGGAAAGCGCCCCAGGCGCAACGGTGCAACGCCACGGCTCCACGTTGATGAACCTGGGGATTCCGTTGACGCTGCAAGGAGACTACAAGAGCCGATTGATTCGGTTGAAGCGGGTCGATTGAGCGGTTGGGCGGATCAACGTGTGCGAAAGCCTTCGGAGAATTTTCTCCCGGGGCTTTTTTTATTAAAGTTGGCTAAAGTCTTTATAAACAAGGAGAAGGGACACTTTTCATCGAATTTACTGACCAATAACGCAAAGAAGTTTAAGAAGGTGATTTTATGCTCGCGGAAATTCATCGCAAGATTTCTAGAAGCGGTAGCAATTTATCTGATCGTCTTGAGGATAAGTTGACCGGCGATTTTTTCGGCGCAATCCGATATATGCCGTTTGAGGTCGCGTTTCAGCATGTGATGCGTCAAGTGCGGTTTCATAATGATGACCACCAATTAGAATGGAATGCGGTCATCGATAAGGTTGCAGGATACGAGGCCGTATTGGATTTCTGGCCGTCGCATTCAGAAGGGGAAATCGATTTATTGTTAAGACATTCTGATGCTTATGTCGGGATAGAAGTTAAATATTTTAGTTCGCTGTCCTCAGTAGACGAAGAAGACGAAGAATCAATTAGACCGGAAGAAAGCAAAAATCAATTGGTGCGATATGCAAGAATGCTTAAGGAAATAGGAAAAGATCGGCCAAAGTTTCTCGTGTTTCTAGCCCCGTATAACATATTGTTCCCAGTAGAGCATGCGATGCAGACAAGTTCAGTCTTGTTAGAAGATGTTCCTTTCGGCTACTTGGGCTGGCAGGATGTTTTATCGGCTTTGGAACAGATAGACCTTCAACCGATGCCATACTGGCAAGCCATGATTATTAATGATCTGAAGGCATTGCTTGTTAGGAAAGGATTCGTGCACTACAAAGGATTACCTGAATCATTGCTGCATACGGAACTGACGGATGAAGCCTATCAATATTGTAAACAAGACATCGAGCG contains:
- a CDS encoding alpha-galactosidase — encoded protein: MSICYLKEQNLFEIRTHRSTYLFGINERGTVQHVYWGSPVEASECADRLKPRHHSSFDAAIDQETEEFGGWGGTHFAEPVLRATFSDGVRDLKMVYDGFGQPGDRELVIRLKDAHYALRVEVHYRVIPEFDLIERYVQVYNDETQPVKIEQIMSAVWSVQALPEYRLTHVTGRWAAEFQLRSETLSEGKKTLESRRGFTGPHANPWFAIDNGKADETSGQVWFGALGWSGNWKIVAEKTTFGHVRVVGGVNDFDSSFVLDPGSSFTTPVFTGGYTSEGFGGMSRNLHRYQAEYVLPSSRPRKVLYNSWEATYFDVTAEGQKALARRAARLGVERFVVDDGWFGARNSDRAGLGDWYVNPEKFPNGLQELIDEVKGLGMEFGLWVEPESVNPDSELFRKHPEWVYHFPTREGTLLRNQLLLNLALPEVKAFVLDFMTELLSRYEISFIKWDMNRTVTEPGTMSAEGLEGRSVWIRHVENLYEIWAELRRRFPDVEFETCAGGGGRIDLGILRFADQAWISDNTDARDRLTIQEGFGYVYSPSVMMCWVTESPHGFNGRSLPLSFRFHSAMMGGLGIGADITGWSEEEMEEAARWVAVYKEIRPTIMQGDLYRLESMRNTNAAAYQYVGQDGQEAVVFAFLHSQHFGSEERRLRLQGLDPNAVYEVESAPGATVQRHGSTLMNLGIPLTLQGDYKSRLIRLKRVD